From one Rosa rugosa chromosome 4, drRosRugo1.1, whole genome shotgun sequence genomic stretch:
- the LOC133743377 gene encoding RING-H2 finger protein ATL11-like has translation MRFLGFKYGVLWMVIFLLLSQQITAQNTTQTGTPTSSAPKFDIKMAVVMIVLVVVFFILGFLSVFTRQCAQTRLAGRADLARERMMARGLDPAVIETFPAFLFSDVKGLHLGKDSLECAVCLNEFQDDETLRLIPKCDHVFHPDCIDTWLISHSTCPVCRAYLVPKPGEEPYSALMELIEQEAGQPQPEEGAAEPKLPRDVSVRFVEDQIKEEEGTPKINLISVNDPANPRLPPRSRSTGFGPRSRSTGFGPPRSGSTGRRIAGMLFPRSQSTGHNLVVQPGENTEKFTLRLPEEVRARLMNMALTRAKSTSVFPRAGSVRQGYRSGSVRGGKNGYDRFEGSSRSNRWGFSMMPPFLSRSVRQQPGADSDVATQSTVAVPEPNKSPERVVIEVEEERTDVLRQKCQV, from the coding sequence ATGAGATTTTTAGGTTTCAAGTATGGGGTCCTCTGGATGgtcatcttcctcctcctctcgcAGCAGATCACCGCCCAGAACACAACCCAGACCGGAACACCAACTTCTTCGGCGCCGAAATTCGATATCAAGATGGCAGTTGTCATGATCGTCCTGGTGGTCGTGTTTTTCATTTTGGGGTTTCTCTCCGTCTTCACCCGCCAATGCGCTCAGACACGACTCGCCGGACGCGCCGACCTCGCGCGTGAGCGCATGATGGCGCGCGGCCTCGACCCTGCCGTCATCGAGACTTTCCCCGCCTTCCTGTTCTCCGACGTGAAGGGGCTCCACCTCGGCAAGGACTCGCTTGAATGCGCTGTATGCTTGAACGAGTTCCAGGACGACGAAACGCTGCGTTTAATCCCCAAGTGCGACCACGTCTTCCACCCCGACTGCATCGACACGTGGCTGATTTCCCACTCGACCTGCCCGGTCTGCCGTGCCTATCTGGTTCCCAAGCCCGGAGAGGAGCCGTACAGCGCTCTGATGGAGCTTATCGAGCAGGAAGCGGGTCAACCCCAACCGGAAGAGGGTGCTGCCGAACCCAAGCTGCCCCGGGACGTCTCGGTTCGTTTTGTAGAGGATCAGATTAAAGAAGAGGAAGGAACTCCCAAGATTAATTTGATCAGTGTTAATGATCCGGCCAATCCAAGACTTCCACCAAGGTCGAGGTCGACCGGGTTTGGGCCGAGGTCAAGGTCGACGGGCTTCGGCCCTCCGAGGTCAGGGTCCACTGGACGGCGAATCGCGGGAATGTTATTCCCGAGGTCGCAGTCCACTGGCCACAATTTGGTAGTCCAGCCCGGTGAGAATACCGAGAAGTTTACTCTACGGTTGCCGGAGGAGGTACGAGCTAGGTTGATGAACATGGCGTTAACACGTGCCAAGAGTACTAGCGTGTTCCCAAGGGCGGGGAGTGTGAGGCAAGGCTATAGGAGTGGAAGTGTGCGCGGAGGGAAGAATGGTTATGACCGATTCGAGGGAAGTTCGCGGTCGAACCGGTGGGGTTTCTCAATGATGCCGCCTTTTCTGTCTCGGTCGGTTAGGCAACAACCTGGTGCCGATAGCGATGTGGCAACTCAATCAACGGTTGCAGTGCCGGAGCCAAATAAGTCACCAGAGAGGGTTGTTATTGAGGTCGAGGAAGAGAGGACCGATGTGCTACGGCAGAAATGTCAAGTTTAA